The Streptococcus pantholopis genome has a segment encoding these proteins:
- the citD gene encoding citrate lyase acyl carrier protein: MSHFELRQQGVAGTLESSDVQILIDQNSGKGVELDLTSSVEKQFGAQIRQVIQETLSSMGVKDAKLVVKDQGALDCTIKARLIAAVHRASGQTESINWEEIEQWND, translated from the coding sequence ATGAGCCATTTTGAACTAAGACAGCAAGGTGTCGCCGGCACCTTGGAGTCATCAGATGTCCAGATTTTAATTGATCAAAATTCTGGCAAAGGGGTTGAACTGGATTTAACCAGTTCAGTCGAAAAGCAGTTTGGAGCCCAAATTCGCCAGGTCATTCAGGAGACTTTGTCTTCTATGGGTGTTAAGGATGCTAAGTTAGTCGTTAAAGATCAAGGAGCTCTGGATTGTACTATCAAAGCACGTTTGATTGCAGCTGTCCATCGTGCCAGCGGTCAGACCGAATCCATCAATTGGGAGGAGATTGAACAATGGAACGATTAA
- a CDS encoding biotin/lipoyl-containing protein has protein sequence MKKYQITVNGQTYDVTLEEISDKELNQARQSESPSSDTQAPDPSSNSKGIEVTAPMPGTIISLNVQVGASVKAGDTLCILEAMKMESAVVASADGVVNQIFVDKGTQVEAGTVLMTL, from the coding sequence ATGAAAAAATATCAGATTACAGTCAATGGTCAGACCTATGATGTGACTTTAGAAGAAATTTCGGATAAAGAACTGAATCAAGCCCGTCAGTCCGAATCGCCTTCTTCAGACACTCAAGCACCTGATCCAAGCAGCAACAGCAAAGGAATAGAAGTTACTGCTCCTATGCCGGGAACGATTATTTCCCTCAATGTTCAGGTAGGGGCAAGTGTTAAAGCAGGAGATACGCTCTGCATTTTGGAAGCGATGAAGATGGAAAGTGCTGTAGTAGCTTCGGCAGATGGTGTCGTGAATCAGATTTTTGTTGATAAAGGAACACAAGTTGAAGCAGGTACAGTCCTGATGACATTATAA
- the citC gene encoding [citrate (pro-3S)-lyase] ligase, producing the protein MGDSMSMLVERLWVQQQPNVKKNWLNLLKANGIREEDTIDAVYGIYDGDKLIATGSIFDNVIKCVAVDRLHTGGTVISSLVSHLESLIFETFESCYLYTKPDASLSFEHLGFRELARVPNKLVFMEKAVRGLDSYLADLKMKRILGPTKGAIVMNANPFTKGHLYLVEQAVKAVDSLYLFVVSQDRSDVSFKDRFALVQAGVAHLEQVKVVETGPYMVSTATFPSYFLSEEENVARIQANLDAQLFKRHIVPALDLTHRFLGTEPKSPVTAIYNQELHKVLSPVMELIVIERIAQDGEVISASRVRELWRKGELAQIEPLVPPSTYQYIKQKIERTCSL; encoded by the coding sequence ATGGGGGATAGCATGAGTATGCTTGTCGAGCGTTTGTGGGTACAGCAGCAGCCTAATGTGAAAAAAAATTGGTTAAATCTCTTAAAAGCAAATGGCATTCGTGAGGAAGACACTATAGATGCTGTGTACGGTATCTATGATGGGGATAAACTGATAGCAACAGGCAGTATTTTTGACAATGTCATTAAGTGCGTAGCAGTTGACAGACTTCATACAGGCGGTACGGTTATCAGCAGCTTAGTCTCCCATTTAGAATCTTTGATTTTTGAAACATTTGAGAGCTGCTATCTTTATACCAAGCCAGACGCCAGCCTTTCTTTTGAGCATTTGGGCTTTCGAGAACTGGCACGAGTCCCGAATAAATTGGTGTTCATGGAAAAAGCCGTCAGAGGCTTGGATAGCTATCTTGCTGACTTAAAGATGAAAAGGATACTGGGGCCTACAAAAGGGGCGATTGTCATGAATGCCAACCCGTTTACTAAAGGCCATCTCTATTTGGTAGAACAGGCCGTAAAAGCGGTGGACAGTCTTTATCTTTTTGTTGTTTCTCAGGACCGGTCCGATGTTTCTTTTAAGGATCGCTTTGCTTTAGTCCAGGCTGGTGTAGCACATTTGGAGCAGGTAAAAGTCGTTGAGACAGGTCCTTATATGGTCTCAACAGCAACCTTTCCATCTTATTTTCTGTCAGAAGAAGAGAATGTGGCAAGGATACAAGCTAATTTGGATGCCCAGCTGTTTAAACGGCATATCGTTCCGGCTCTGGATTTAACACACCGCTTCTTAGGGACAGAACCCAAATCTCCGGTTACAGCTATTTATAACCAAGAGTTGCATAAGGTCTTATCGCCTGTTATGGAGCTTATTGTTATCGAAAGGATAGCGCAGGACGGTGAAGTTATCAGTGCGTCTCGTGTCCGTGAACTGTGGCGAAAAGGTGAACTTGCTCAGATTGAACCGCTAGTTCCTCCGTCAACTTATCAGTATATTAAGCAAAAAATAGAAAGGACTTGTAGCTTATGA
- a CDS encoding sodium ion-translocating decarboxylase subunit beta: protein MLDALIEMFDSSGFMALDFKTVIVLGIACLFLYLAIAKGYEPYLLIPIAFGMLLVNLPLGGLMDHPVDGANGGLIYYLYQGVDKGIYPPLIFLCLGATTDFGPLISNPRTLLLGGAAQVGIFIALMGSIMLGMTGPEAASVGIIGGADGPTAIYTTSQLAPHLLSTIALAAYSYMALVPIIQPPIIKALTTKEQRKVKMQQLRPVSKKEKILFPIVVTIFTVLILPSSAPLIGMLMLGNLIKESGRVPKITETLSNSLMYIITILLGVSVGAKAEADILLSPDTIKIIVLGLIAFAAGTAAGVLMGRLMYRLTKGKINPMIGAAGISAVPMAARVVQGVGVEEDPSNFLLMHAMGPNVAGVIGSAVAAGVLLQYFG from the coding sequence ATGTTAGACGCTCTAATTGAAATGTTTGATTCCTCGGGATTTATGGCTCTTGACTTTAAGACGGTTATTGTGCTTGGAATTGCCTGCCTGTTTCTTTATTTAGCGATTGCCAAGGGGTATGAACCTTATCTGTTAATTCCGATTGCTTTTGGGATGCTGCTGGTTAATCTGCCTTTAGGAGGGCTGATGGATCATCCTGTGGACGGTGCGAACGGGGGACTGATTTATTACCTCTATCAGGGAGTGGATAAGGGCATTTACCCTCCGCTTATTTTCCTTTGTTTGGGAGCGACAACGGATTTTGGTCCTTTGATTTCAAATCCCAGGACCTTATTGTTGGGAGGCGCGGCTCAAGTTGGCATTTTTATAGCCTTGATGGGGTCAATCATGCTGGGCATGACAGGACCGGAAGCTGCTTCTGTTGGTATTATTGGCGGTGCGGACGGTCCGACAGCGATCTATACGACCAGCCAGCTAGCTCCGCATCTGCTGTCAACAATTGCTTTAGCTGCATATTCCTATATGGCTTTAGTTCCGATTATTCAGCCTCCTATTATTAAAGCTTTAACGACTAAGGAACAGCGCAAGGTTAAAATGCAGCAGCTGCGTCCTGTTTCTAAGAAGGAGAAAATTCTCTTTCCAATTGTTGTTACCATTTTTACAGTTTTGATTTTACCATCTTCGGCTCCACTTATTGGAATGCTGATGCTGGGCAATCTGATTAAGGAATCGGGGCGGGTGCCTAAGATTACTGAAACTCTATCTAATTCGTTGATGTATATTATTACTATCCTGCTGGGAGTCAGTGTAGGTGCTAAAGCTGAAGCTGATATTTTGCTGTCACCGGATACGATAAAAATTATAGTGCTTGGTTTAATTGCCTTTGCAGCAGGTACAGCAGCAGGGGTCCTGATGGGTCGGCTGATGTACCGTCTGACCAAGGGGAAGATTAATCCAATGATTGGCGCGGCAGGGATATCCGCTGTTCCTATGGCGGCACGCGTTGTGCAGGGGGTAGGTGTCGAAGAAGATCCGTCAAATTTCTTACTGATGCATGCTATGGGACCTAATGTAGCGGGTGTTATTGGATCTGCTGTCGCTGCGGGCGTTCTGCTGCAATACTTCGGCTGA
- a CDS encoding aldolase/citrate lyase family protein, producing MERLRRTMMFVPASNPAMLRDANLYGADSIMFDLEDSVSLKEKDSARFLLYQAVKTFDFGDTETIVRINDLAAGGRDDIAAMVRAGIDCIRLPKTETAQDVVDVATVITEVEERIGREIGSTKIFCAIEGPVGVFNALAIATADKRVVGIALGAEDYVTAMKTKRYPEKEGEELLFARSMIIHAARAAGIAAVDTVFSDVNDMDNFRREVERIKQLGFDGKSVINPRQIPVVNDVFTPTDKEISHAQQVMAAIAEAEAKGSGVVSLNGKMIDKPIVERAQRALALAQAAGVIEEAEW from the coding sequence ATGGAACGATTAAGAAGAACCATGATGTTTGTTCCAGCTAGCAATCCGGCTATGCTGAGGGATGCCAATCTTTACGGTGCGGATTCTATCATGTTTGACCTTGAGGACTCCGTATCACTTAAGGAAAAAGACAGTGCTCGTTTCCTGCTCTACCAGGCTGTTAAAACATTTGATTTTGGGGATACGGAAACGATTGTCCGGATTAATGATTTAGCTGCGGGCGGACGTGACGACATTGCAGCTATGGTACGTGCCGGGATTGACTGTATTCGTTTGCCTAAGACTGAAACAGCTCAAGATGTTGTTGATGTGGCGACAGTTATTACCGAGGTTGAAGAGCGCATCGGCCGTGAGATTGGTTCTACAAAAATCTTTTGTGCTATTGAAGGGCCTGTCGGTGTCTTTAATGCTCTGGCTATAGCAACAGCTGATAAACGCGTGGTTGGAATTGCTTTAGGAGCAGAAGACTATGTCACGGCTATGAAGACAAAGCGTTACCCAGAAAAGGAAGGTGAAGAGCTTCTCTTTGCCCGGTCTATGATCATTCACGCAGCACGCGCTGCGGGTATTGCAGCAGTCGATACTGTTTTTTCAGATGTCAATGATATGGATAATTTCAGGCGTGAAGTTGAAAGGATTAAGCAGCTTGGTTTTGACGGTAAATCAGTTATCAATCCCCGTCAAATACCGGTGGTCAACGATGTCTTTACCCCTACGGACAAAGAAATCAGCCATGCTCAGCAAGTCATGGCAGCAATAGCAGAAGCTGAGGCCAAAGGATCGGGTGTTGTTTCCTTAAATGGCAAAATGATTGATAAACCGATTGTAGAGCGAGCACAGCGTGCATTAGCTTTAGCACAGGCTGCAGGAGTTATAGAGGAGGCAGAGTGGTAA
- the citF gene encoding citrate lyase subunit alpha, whose protein sequence is MVLNTLGRDIPAKYAEEYGVFSGELAAIDSYQESSRHVKPVKPRDNKLLSSIREAIEKTGLKDGMTISFHHHFREGDYVMNLVMDEIAKMGIKNLSIAPSSIANVHAPLIEHIKNGVITNITSSGLRDKLGAAISEGIMENPVVIRSHGGRARAIARGDIHIDVAFLGAPSSDAYGNANGTKGKATCGSLGYAMVDAKYADQVVIITDTLVPYPNTPISIPQTDVDYVVAVDAIGDPNGIAKGATRFTKNPKELLIAEYAAKVITNSPYYKEGFSFQTGTGGASLAVTRFIREQMIKDGIKANFALGGITNAMVELLEDGLVGKIIDVQDFDHPSALSLDRNAEKHYEIDANMYASPLSKGSAINQLDVCILSALEVDTNFNVNVMTGSDGVIRGASGGHCDTAFASKMSLVISPLVRGRIPTFVEEVNTVITPGTSVDVVVTEIGIAINPNRPDLVEHFKELKVPQFTIKELQEKAYEVVGHPDPIQYGDKVVALIEYRDGTLIDTVKNILH, encoded by the coding sequence ATGGTTTTAAATACATTAGGTCGAGATATTCCGGCAAAGTACGCTGAAGAATATGGTGTTTTTTCAGGGGAACTTGCTGCTATTGACAGCTATCAAGAATCCAGCCGTCACGTTAAGCCGGTAAAGCCTCGTGATAATAAATTGCTCTCATCTATTCGGGAAGCGATTGAAAAAACCGGTCTTAAAGACGGTATGACGATTTCCTTTCACCATCATTTTCGAGAAGGCGATTATGTCATGAATTTGGTTATGGATGAAATTGCTAAAATGGGGATTAAGAACCTGAGCATTGCTCCAAGTTCTATCGCTAATGTTCATGCTCCCCTGATCGAACATATCAAAAATGGAGTGATTACCAACATTACTTCCAGCGGCTTGCGCGATAAGCTGGGAGCAGCTATTTCCGAAGGAATTATGGAAAACCCTGTTGTTATCCGTTCTCATGGCGGCAGAGCCCGTGCCATTGCCAGAGGAGATATTCACATTGATGTTGCTTTCTTAGGAGCCCCAAGTTCTGATGCCTATGGCAATGCAAATGGGACTAAAGGCAAAGCAACCTGCGGTTCTCTTGGCTATGCTATGGTTGATGCCAAGTATGCGGATCAGGTGGTCATTATTACGGACACATTAGTGCCTTATCCCAACACCCCAATTAGTATTCCTCAGACGGATGTTGATTATGTCGTTGCAGTTGATGCTATTGGCGATCCTAACGGTATCGCTAAAGGAGCAACACGCTTCACTAAAAACCCTAAAGAACTGCTGATCGCTGAATACGCTGCTAAAGTGATTACCAATTCTCCTTACTACAAGGAAGGTTTCTCGTTTCAGACTGGGACAGGCGGAGCTTCACTTGCAGTAACACGCTTCATTCGTGAACAAATGATAAAAGACGGCATTAAGGCCAATTTTGCCCTTGGCGGCATCACAAACGCCATGGTGGAATTACTGGAAGACGGCTTGGTTGGCAAGATTATTGATGTACAGGATTTTGATCACCCGTCTGCTCTTTCTTTAGATCGCAATGCTGAGAAACACTATGAAATTGATGCCAATATGTATGCCTCGCCTTTGAGTAAGGGTTCTGCTATTAATCAGCTGGATGTCTGCATTCTTTCAGCTTTGGAAGTCGATACGAACTTTAATGTTAATGTTATGACAGGATCAGACGGTGTTATTCGCGGTGCTTCCGGCGGCCATTGTGATACAGCCTTTGCATCTAAGATGAGCTTGGTTATCTCGCCTCTGGTTCGGGGACGGATTCCAACCTTTGTAGAAGAAGTCAATACGGTTATTACGCCAGGGACCAGTGTCGATGTTGTCGTTACCGAAATCGGAATTGCCATCAATCCAAATCGGCCGGATTTAGTAGAACATTTCAAAGAACTGAAAGTTCCTCAGTTCACTATCAAAGAATTGCAGGAAAAAGCCTATGAGGTTGTTGGACATCCGGATCCAATCCAATATGGCGATAAGGTAGTAGCTCTTATCGAATATCGAGATGGAACTCTGATTGATACAGTTAAAAATATTTTACATTAA